Proteins from one Prevotella sp. E2-28 genomic window:
- a CDS encoding L-fucose/L-arabinose isomerase family protein, with translation MKNVPVVKVGIVAVSRDCFPESLAVNRRKAVIAKYEEKFGKEGIYECPICIVESEIHAQQALEDVKKAGCNALCVYLGNFGPEISETMIADWFQGPTMFCAAAEESQNDLIDGRGDAYCGMLNASQALSLRKTRAYIPEEPVGDAGECAEMIHEFLPIARAIIGLQNLKIISFGPRPNNFLACNAPIRALYDLDVEIEENSELDLLEAFQKHQGDPRIDEVVKDMAAELGTGNKIPSVLPKLAQYELTLTDWIEGHKGSRQFVAMANKCWPAFQTMFGFVPCYVNSRLTGRGIPVACEVDIYGALSEYIGTCITEDAVTLLDINNSVPKDMYEESIKGKKFECDTYTDKEIFMGFHCGNTASSKVCNCQMCFQRIMARALPVEVTNGTLEGDLTPGKATVYRLQSTADTKLRAYIAQGEIIPVATRSFGSIGIFGIKNMSRFYRHVLIEKHYPHHAAVMFEHAGKYLWEVLKYMGIPVEEIDYNFPKGDYYPTENPFA, from the coding sequence ATGAAAAATGTACCAGTAGTTAAAGTCGGAATCGTCGCTGTAAGTCGCGACTGTTTCCCCGAGTCATTGGCTGTTAATCGTCGTAAGGCTGTTATCGCTAAGTATGAAGAAAAGTTTGGCAAGGAAGGCATCTACGAGTGTCCTATCTGCATTGTAGAGAGTGAGATTCACGCTCAGCAGGCTCTTGAAGATGTGAAGAAGGCTGGATGTAACGCTCTGTGCGTATATCTGGGTAACTTCGGTCCTGAGATTTCTGAGACCATGATTGCTGATTGGTTCCAGGGTCCCACCATGTTCTGCGCTGCTGCTGAGGAAAGTCAGAATGACCTGATTGATGGTCGTGGTGACGCTTATTGTGGTATGCTGAACGCTAGTCAGGCTCTGTCTCTGCGTAAGACCCGTGCTTACATTCCTGAGGAGCCCGTTGGCGATGCAGGTGAGTGTGCAGAGATGATTCATGAGTTCCTGCCTATCGCTCGTGCTATCATTGGTCTGCAGAACCTGAAGATCATTAGTTTCGGTCCTCGTCCAAACAACTTCCTTGCTTGTAACGCTCCTATCCGCGCTTTGTATGATCTCGATGTTGAGATTGAGGAGAACTCAGAGCTTGACCTGCTCGAGGCTTTCCAGAAGCACCAGGGCGACCCACGTATCGACGAGGTTGTGAAGGATATGGCTGCTGAACTCGGCACAGGAAACAAGATTCCTTCTGTTCTGCCTAAGCTCGCTCAGTATGAGTTGACTCTTACCGACTGGATTGAGGGTCACAAGGGTTCACGTCAGTTCGTTGCTATGGCCAACAAGTGCTGGCCTGCATTCCAGACTATGTTCGGCTTCGTACCTTGCTACGTTAACAGCCGTCTTACCGGTCGTGGTATCCCCGTAGCTTGTGAGGTTGATATCTATGGCGCTCTGTCAGAGTATATCGGAACATGTATCACTGAGGACGCAGTAACCTTGCTCGATATTAACAACTCAGTTCCTAAGGATATGTACGAGGAGAGCATCAAGGGTAAGAAGTTCGAGTGCGATACTTATACAGATAAGGAAATCTTCATGGGCTTCCACTGTGGTAACACCGCTTCTTCTAAGGTTTGCAACTGTCAGATGTGCTTCCAGCGCATTATGGCCCGCGCTCTGCCTGTAGAGGTAACCAACGGTACTCTTGAGGGTGACCTGACTCCAGGTAAGGCTACAGTATATCGTCTGCAGTCTACTGCTGATACTAAGCTCCGTGCTTATATCGCTCAAGGTGAGATTATTCCTGTGGCTACACGCTCATTCGGTTCTATCGGTATCTTCGGTATCAAGAACATGAGCCGCTTCTACCGTCACGTGCTTATCGAGAAGCATTACCCACACCACGCAGCTGTGATGTTCGAGCACGCAGGTAAGTACCTGTGGGAGGTTCTGAAGTACATGGGTATCCCCGTTGAGGAGATTGACTACAACTTCCCCAAGGGTGACTACTATCCCACAGAGAATCCTTTCGCATAA
- the murG gene encoding undecaprenyldiphospho-muramoylpentapeptide beta-N-acetylglucosaminyltransferase produces MKELKIVISGGGTGGHIFPAVSIANAIRELRPDAKILFVGAEGRMEMQRVPQSGYEIVGLPIRGFLRPLWKLGNIGVALDYLRSKRMAKKLLRDFKPQVAVGVGGYASSAALGAANSLGIPTLLQEQNGYAGLANKKLASKAAKICVAYEGMDRFFPKDKIMMTGNPVRQSLLDTKVTHEEALQSFGLQTDKKTVLLVGGSLGARTINESVLQHLDEIRNSDVQFIWQTGKYYSAQIAERLEQQGCPENLVVSDFIADMGAAYKAADLVISRAGASSISEFCLIGKAVILVPSPNVAEDHQTKNAMALVNNNAALYVKDCEAAEKLISLAVESVNNSSLLKTLSENVLKMGYPDSAKVIAKEVLKLAGAE; encoded by the coding sequence ATGAAAGAATTGAAAATTGTTATCAGTGGTGGCGGTACAGGAGGACATATCTTCCCAGCCGTGTCTATTGCGAATGCTATTCGTGAGTTGCGTCCAGATGCCAAGATTTTATTTGTAGGTGCCGAGGGACGTATGGAGATGCAACGTGTACCACAATCTGGCTATGAGATAGTTGGGTTACCTATTCGTGGCTTCCTTCGTCCGTTGTGGAAGTTGGGTAATATCGGTGTGGCTTTGGATTATCTGAGAAGTAAACGAATGGCCAAGAAATTGCTTCGCGATTTTAAACCTCAGGTAGCTGTGGGTGTTGGCGGTTATGCCAGTAGTGCGGCATTAGGAGCAGCCAATAGCCTTGGTATTCCCACTTTGTTGCAGGAACAAAATGGCTATGCAGGATTGGCTAATAAGAAACTTGCGTCCAAGGCTGCCAAGATTTGTGTGGCTTACGAGGGTATGGATCGCTTTTTCCCCAAAGATAAAATTATGATGACAGGTAATCCTGTCCGTCAATCATTATTAGATACGAAAGTGACACATGAAGAGGCTCTTCAGTCATTTGGCTTACAAACAGACAAGAAGACCGTTCTGTTAGTAGGTGGTAGTTTAGGAGCACGTACTATTAATGAAAGTGTGTTGCAACATTTAGATGAAATCCGTAACTCTGATGTTCAGTTCATTTGGCAGACAGGCAAATATTATAGTGCCCAGATTGCAGAACGGTTAGAACAACAAGGATGTCCTGAGAATCTCGTGGTGAGTGATTTTATCGCCGATATGGGTGCGGCCTATAAGGCTGCTGATTTGGTCATTAGTAGAGCTGGGGCTAGTAGTATTTCAGAGTTCTGTCTGATAGGAAAGGCTGTTATTTTGGTTCCAAGCCCTAATGTGGCAGAAGATCATCAGACTAAGAATGCAATGGCATTAGTTAATAATAATGCAGCATTATATGTAAAGGATTGTGAGGCGGCCGAAAAGTTGATTTCATTGGCAGTAGAATCGGTAAATAATTCGTCGTTATTAAAAACGTTGAGTGAGAATGTGCTGAAAATGGGGTATCCGGATTCAGCCAAGGTTATAGCAAAAGAAGTATTAAAACTCGCAGGAGCAGAGTAG
- the ftsZ gene encoding cell division protein FtsZ: MEDFNKTNDILDFGVPEEKHSIIKVIGVGGGGGNAVNHMYKEGIHDVTFVVCNTDNQALNDSPVPVKLQLGREGLGAGNRPEKARAAAEESLDDIHNMLNDGTRMAFITAGMGGGTGTGAAPVIARVSKEMDILTVGIVTIPFRFEGNKKIDQALDGVEEMSKHVDALLVINNERLREIYPDLSFLDAFGKADDTLSVAAKSIAEIITLHGTMNLDFNDVKTVLQDGGVAIMSTGYGEGEDRVKKAIEDALNSPLLNDNDIFNSKKILLNISFSHQKDSKDNFMMEEMNYVHEFMDRFGNDFVFKWGVAVDPELGKRVKVTILATGFGMQNVDGMEERLLKQQTREDANRLAEEQERAAKREERRGQFYGGTDTAKIRKRRPNIYIFAPEDLDNDDVISAVEQTPTYKRTKEVLASIGNQNSVEEVQRPETPEPQQGVISFV; the protein is encoded by the coding sequence ATGGAAGACTTCAATAAGACAAACGATATACTCGATTTCGGTGTTCCCGAAGAGAAGCACAGCATCATTAAGGTCATCGGTGTTGGTGGCGGTGGTGGCAATGCTGTCAATCATATGTATAAGGAAGGTATTCACGATGTTACCTTCGTAGTGTGTAACACGGATAATCAGGCTCTGAATGATTCTCCCGTACCTGTTAAGTTACAACTGGGACGTGAGGGGCTTGGTGCCGGAAATCGTCCTGAGAAAGCGCGTGCTGCTGCTGAGGAGAGTCTTGATGATATCCATAACATGCTTAACGATGGTACTCGTATGGCTTTCATTACGGCTGGTATGGGCGGTGGTACTGGTACAGGTGCAGCACCTGTTATCGCCCGTGTCTCAAAAGAGATGGATATCCTTACTGTAGGTATTGTTACTATTCCTTTCCGTTTTGAGGGCAATAAGAAGATTGATCAGGCTCTTGATGGTGTTGAGGAGATGTCAAAACACGTGGATGCCTTGCTTGTTATCAATAATGAGCGCTTGCGTGAAATCTATCCAGACCTGTCATTCCTTGATGCCTTTGGTAAGGCCGATGATACTCTGTCGGTTGCTGCTAAGTCTATTGCAGAGATTATTACCCTCCACGGTACGATGAACCTCGACTTCAACGATGTGAAGACCGTGCTTCAGGATGGTGGCGTGGCTATCATGTCAACGGGTTATGGAGAAGGTGAGGATCGTGTTAAGAAGGCTATCGAAGATGCCCTCAATTCACCGCTTCTTAACGATAATGATATATTCAATTCAAAGAAGATCCTACTCAATATTTCGTTCTCACATCAGAAGGACTCTAAGGATAATTTCATGATGGAGGAAATGAACTATGTGCACGAGTTTATGGATCGCTTTGGTAATGACTTCGTGTTCAAATGGGGTGTTGCTGTTGACCCAGAACTTGGCAAACGCGTGAAGGTGACTATCCTTGCAACAGGTTTCGGTATGCAGAATGTAGATGGTATGGAAGAGCGTCTGTTAAAGCAGCAGACCCGCGAAGATGCCAATCGTCTAGCCGAAGAGCAGGAGCGTGCAGCTAAGCGCGAGGAGCGTCGTGGCCAGTTCTATGGTGGCACCGACACGGCAAAGATTCGCAAGCGTCGTCCTAATATCTATATTTTCGCTCCCGAAGATCTTGATAATGATGATGTCATCTCTGCAGTAGAGCAGACACCCACTTATAAACGTACCAAAGAAGTGCTTGCTAGTATTGGGAATCAGAATTCTGTAGAGGAAGTTCAGCGTCCTGAGACGCCAGAGCCCCAGCAAGGTGTCATCAGTTTCGTTTAA
- a CDS encoding beta-galactosidase produces MNQLLNFSIAICTLVLSFKSAQAQQNPTVTWDSQSLLFDGHRVCPVMGEIHYSRIPANEWADEVRKMKEGGVTLLATYLFWNHIEEQEGVFRWDGQRSLRAFLEVCKKEQMPVVLRMGPFCHGEVRNGGIPDWVYTKGCKLREQNPVFLELAEKLYRQIFTQVQGLQWKDGGPVIAAQFDNEYRGRGEYLMALKQIALKIGFDLPFYTRTGWPELRTPVPFGEMLPLYGDYADGFWDKEVTEGAGNYYKAFNFKGFRSSTAIGTDLLGKQEEILNKGDDQYPYFTCELGGGMATAYHRRPYIYPEDAYSMALVKLGSGSNLLGYYMYHGGTNPEGVLHTMNECQTSPGTANNDLPMMTYDFQAPLGEFGQTYPQYYMLRPLHLFMHDWGETLAPMEASFPAPQDLKKGEDTQLRWAIRSVKGENASAFIFVNNYERFYELSAKKNVQLEACGVKLPKLTIPSGCMAIFPVNVDGIRYATAQLVARREGKIYMMKVPGIPTTICLSNGKILKNVKPRGAEKPVYGNLYLITKAEAERLFLPEEKETKSIALTAEKIKEAGPLRSIVKGRAMVAGAPSEPDWQQAAVYKIQIPSLNREKVGANLLSISYRGDCARLYANGHLIADNFYYGRPFLYGLWRLPADCSQLELHILPLQLDAPIYLPREADKTAGEQVFSLEIIQKKDI; encoded by the coding sequence ATGAATCAACTACTAAATTTTTCCATTGCAATTTGCACGCTGGTTTTGTCGTTTAAAAGTGCTCAGGCACAACAGAATCCCACTGTAACATGGGATAGCCAGAGCCTCCTCTTTGACGGCCATCGCGTCTGTCCGGTGATGGGCGAGATACACTATTCTCGCATTCCGGCCAATGAGTGGGCCGATGAGGTGAGGAAGATGAAGGAGGGCGGCGTGACGCTGCTTGCAACTTATTTGTTCTGGAACCATATAGAAGAGCAGGAAGGCGTTTTCCGCTGGGATGGTCAGCGCTCATTGCGTGCCTTTCTGGAAGTATGTAAGAAAGAGCAGATGCCTGTTGTGCTGCGTATGGGCCCATTCTGTCATGGTGAAGTCCGTAATGGCGGTATTCCTGATTGGGTCTATACAAAAGGATGTAAGTTGCGTGAACAAAATCCTGTATTTTTAGAGTTAGCCGAGAAACTCTATCGTCAGATTTTTACACAGGTGCAAGGTCTGCAATGGAAGGATGGTGGTCCTGTCATTGCTGCTCAGTTTGATAATGAGTATCGTGGACGTGGCGAGTATTTGATGGCCTTGAAGCAGATTGCTCTGAAGATTGGCTTCGACCTGCCCTTTTATACCCGCACCGGATGGCCTGAACTGCGCACGCCAGTACCTTTCGGCGAGATGCTTCCTCTTTATGGCGACTATGCCGATGGCTTTTGGGATAAGGAAGTAACTGAAGGCGCAGGCAATTATTATAAAGCATTTAATTTCAAAGGTTTCCGCTCTTCTACAGCCATTGGTACCGACCTCTTGGGAAAGCAGGAAGAGATACTTAACAAGGGTGACGATCAGTATCCATATTTTACCTGTGAACTTGGAGGCGGCATGGCTACGGCTTATCATCGTCGTCCGTATATCTATCCTGAGGATGCTTACTCGATGGCTTTGGTAAAGCTTGGTAGTGGTTCCAATCTTTTGGGATACTATATGTATCATGGTGGTACGAATCCAGAAGGTGTGCTTCATACGATGAACGAATGTCAGACATCACCTGGTACAGCTAATAACGACTTACCAATGATGACCTACGACTTCCAGGCACCCTTGGGAGAGTTTGGGCAGACTTATCCGCAGTATTATATGTTGCGTCCCCTTCATCTCTTCATGCATGATTGGGGGGAGACTTTGGCTCCTATGGAGGCTTCTTTCCCAGCTCCGCAGGATTTGAAAAAAGGAGAGGATACCCAATTACGTTGGGCTATACGAAGTGTAAAGGGTGAGAATGCTTCCGCCTTTATCTTTGTAAATAACTACGAGCGTTTCTATGAACTCTCTGCAAAGAAGAATGTGCAGTTGGAGGCCTGTGGCGTGAAGTTGCCTAAGTTGACCATCCCAAGTGGTTGTATGGCTATCTTCCCTGTCAATGTAGATGGTATCCGTTATGCAACGGCGCAGCTTGTGGCCCGTCGTGAAGGAAAGATTTACATGATGAAAGTTCCTGGTATTCCCACAACAATCTGTTTGTCAAATGGTAAGATCCTGAAGAATGTCAAACCGCGTGGCGCGGAGAAACCTGTTTATGGAAATCTTTATCTGATAACTAAGGCAGAGGCCGAACGTCTTTTCCTGCCAGAAGAGAAAGAAACAAAAAGTATCGCTCTGACTGCCGAAAAGATAAAAGAGGCAGGCCCCTTACGTTCTATCGTCAAGGGTAGGGCAATGGTGGCTGGGGCACCATCCGAACCGGATTGGCAGCAGGCTGCAGTTTATAAGATACAGATACCCTCTCTTAATAGAGAAAAAGTGGGGGCAAATCTTCTCTCCATCTCCTATCGTGGCGACTGTGCCCGCTTGTATGCCAATGGTCATCTGATAGCCGATAATTTCTATTACGGCCGTCCGTTCCTTTATGGTCTGTGGCGCCTACCAGCAGACTGTTCACAACTGGAATTACACATCCTGCCTTTGCAACTAGATGCTCCTATCTATCTGCCCCGTGAGGCTGATAAGACTGCAGGAGAGCAGGTTTTCAGTCTAGAAATCATCCAGAAGAAGGATATTTAA
- the murC gene encoding UDP-N-acetylmuramate--L-alanine ligase: protein MEAKDIKAVYFIGAGGIGMSALVRYFIHRGLVVAGYDKTPSELTKHLEKEGALIHYEENVDMIPHTCKDKAHCLVVYTPAIPAEHQELCYFRENGFEIQKRAQVLGTLTRQMKGLCVAGTHGKTTTSSMCAHIMHQSHLDCNAFLGGITKNYGTNYIVSDSEYVVIEADEFDRSFHWLSPWMTVITSTDPDHLDIYGTKEAYLESFRHYTELIQPGGALIIHRGLEMKDHLQDGVKRYDYSLHEGDFHAENIKIENGEIMFDFVSPIENVPHVQLGQPIPINIENGIAAMAMAQLNGCTAEELRYGMQTYTGVDRRFDFKIKTDKLVFLSDYAHHPKEIYQSARSIRELYKDRHITAIFQPHLYTRTRDFYQDFADALSQLDEVILTEIYPARELPIEGVTSRLIYDRLAPNVEKQLVKKDDVLSLIKSRSFDVLIVLGAGDLDNQVPQMTKMLLSSEN, encoded by the coding sequence ATGGAAGCAAAAGATATAAAAGCAGTATATTTCATCGGTGCTGGTGGCATCGGTATGAGCGCATTGGTGCGTTATTTCATTCATCGTGGCCTGGTTGTAGCTGGCTACGATAAGACACCTTCTGAGTTGACGAAGCATTTGGAGAAAGAGGGGGCGTTAATCCATTATGAGGAAAACGTGGATATGATTCCGCATACTTGTAAAGATAAGGCTCATTGCTTAGTAGTCTATACACCTGCTATTCCTGCAGAGCATCAGGAGTTGTGCTATTTCCGTGAGAATGGCTTTGAGATACAGAAGCGTGCACAGGTTCTGGGAACTCTGACTCGTCAGATGAAAGGTCTCTGTGTAGCAGGTACTCATGGAAAAACCACCACATCAAGTATGTGTGCGCATATTATGCATCAGAGCCATTTGGATTGTAATGCTTTCTTGGGTGGTATTACTAAAAATTACGGCACCAATTATATTGTATCGGATTCTGAGTATGTTGTGATTGAGGCCGATGAGTTCGATCGTTCTTTCCATTGGCTCTCGCCTTGGATGACGGTTATCACTTCTACTGATCCTGATCATTTGGATATCTATGGAACAAAGGAGGCTTATTTGGAGAGTTTTCGTCATTACACAGAATTGATTCAGCCAGGTGGTGCCCTGATTATCCATCGTGGCTTGGAAATGAAGGATCATTTGCAGGATGGAGTCAAGCGTTATGATTATTCATTACATGAGGGTGACTTCCATGCTGAGAATATTAAGATTGAGAACGGTGAAATCATGTTTGATTTCGTGTCACCGATCGAGAATGTACCTCATGTGCAATTGGGACAACCGATACCTATTAATATAGAGAATGGTATCGCAGCAATGGCAATGGCTCAGTTGAATGGCTGTACAGCAGAAGAACTTCGCTATGGTATGCAGACTTATACGGGGGTAGATCGTCGTTTCGATTTCAAAATTAAGACTGACAAATTGGTATTCCTTTCAGATTATGCTCATCATCCGAAGGAAATATATCAGAGCGCGCGTAGCATTCGTGAACTCTATAAAGATCGTCATATTACAGCAATATTCCAACCTCATTTGTACACACGTACCCGCGATTTTTATCAGGATTTTGCTGATGCGTTGAGCCAGTTGGATGAAGTGATACTGACAGAAATATATCCTGCTCGTGAGTTACCTATTGAAGGTGTAACCTCACGATTGATTTACGACCGCTTGGCTCCAAATGTAGAGAAACAACTTGTCAAGAAGGATGATGTGTTATCGCTAATCAAGAGCCGTTCGTTCGATGTACTTATTGTACTTGGTGCTGGTGATTTGGATAATCAGGTTCCACAGATGACCAAGATGTTGTTGAGTAGTGAGAATTAA
- the ftsA gene encoding cell division protein FtsA, with the protein MKDFIVAIELGSSKVTGIAGQKKPDGSVSVLALVREDSSSFIRKGVVYNIDKTAQCLTSIVKKLETQLKTRITQVFVGVGGQSIRSVKNSIVKDLPADNIITQEMVVELMDANWGLDYPDQKILDVAEQEYRVDTQLQMDPVGIRANRLEGNFLNILERKSFFQNLNKCFETANIKVADMYLAPLALANVVLTEAEKRSGCALVDIGADTTTVSVFWKNVLRHLAVIPLGSNNVTKDIASLQMEESDAEKMKLNYASAYTDNNDIDTDKKYSIDSERQVESRRFIEIVEARIEEIVENVRYQIPAEYYDKLLGGIILTGGGANMQNIELAFAKYTHVDKIRVAKFVTTTVNSSIEQIKARNGIYNTVLGLLIKGDINCAGNYIDPNGNLFADEEQAAQAAPERRPRQIHEIETGTIRTAQEEERAAEEARRKKEAEEAAQEEMRLLQEEAERKRKKENSLWNKTKKWLEGLASPEE; encoded by the coding sequence ATTAAGGATTTTATCGTAGCAATTGAACTCGGTTCATCCAAGGTGACGGGTATTGCTGGACAGAAAAAACCTGATGGTAGTGTCAGCGTGTTGGCACTGGTAAGGGAAGATTCGTCCTCGTTCATCCGCAAGGGTGTCGTTTACAACATTGACAAGACTGCTCAGTGCTTGACATCTATCGTCAAGAAATTGGAAACCCAATTAAAAACCCGTATTACACAGGTTTTCGTTGGTGTTGGAGGACAGTCTATCCGCAGTGTTAAGAACTCTATTGTGAAGGATCTTCCTGCAGATAATATCATAACCCAGGAAATGGTTGTAGAATTGATGGATGCCAACTGGGGATTAGATTATCCCGATCAGAAAATTCTTGATGTAGCAGAACAGGAATATCGTGTGGATACTCAATTGCAGATGGATCCTGTAGGTATCAGAGCTAATCGTCTGGAGGGTAATTTCCTGAATATCCTGGAGCGTAAGTCTTTCTTTCAGAATCTGAACAAGTGCTTCGAAACTGCCAATATTAAGGTGGCAGATATGTATTTGGCTCCATTGGCATTGGCAAATGTGGTACTGACAGAAGCCGAAAAGCGTTCAGGCTGTGCATTAGTCGATATTGGTGCTGATACAACTACCGTATCTGTATTTTGGAAAAACGTATTGCGTCATTTAGCAGTCATTCCATTGGGTTCAAACAATGTAACGAAAGATATTGCTTCACTTCAAATGGAAGAGAGTGATGCAGAAAAAATGAAACTGAATTACGCTTCGGCATATACCGACAATAATGATATTGATACCGACAAGAAGTATTCTATAGATTCGGAACGTCAAGTGGAGAGTCGTCGTTTCATTGAAATTGTGGAAGCACGTATTGAAGAGATTGTTGAGAATGTACGTTATCAGATTCCAGCAGAATACTATGACAAGTTACTTGGAGGTATTATCTTGACTGGTGGTGGTGCAAATATGCAGAATATTGAGCTCGCATTTGCAAAGTACACTCATGTAGATAAAATCCGTGTTGCAAAATTTGTGACGACAACTGTTAATTCCAGCATAGAGCAGATAAAAGCACGTAATGGAATCTATAACACCGTACTTGGTTTGCTGATTAAAGGTGACATTAATTGCGCTGGTAATTATATTGACCCCAACGGAAACCTTTTTGCAGATGAAGAGCAAGCGGCTCAGGCGGCACCCGAGCGTCGTCCACGTCAGATTCATGAGATTGAGACGGGTACCATCCGTACTGCTCAGGAAGAGGAACGTGCAGCTGAAGAGGCTCGTCGCAAGAAGGAAGCTGAGGAAGCTGCACAAGAGGAAATGAGACTTTTGCAGGAAGAGGCGGAACGCAAACGCAAAAAGGAGAATAGTCTTTGGAATAAGACGAAAAAATGGCTGGAAGGCCTCGCATCTCCAGAAGAGTAA
- a CDS encoding cell division protein FtsQ/DivIB, protein MNWKKVAYGTINVVLGGYLILAMTAFNIPDDGQVCKKVRINIEKGVVDGFLTEADIKFMLNHDAISPIGQSMEKINLRVMEDILESKELIEQAECYKAQDGLVCIDICQRIPVVRVMNDQGEDFYLDNHGKPMPGTDYSCNLIVCTGRINKQYAEKWLAPFANAVLLDPFWKNQIVQLNVLTDGSVEMIPRVGGHVAYLGQPTGVVKKLERLKKFYRYGLTQAGWNKYTRVSVEFDNQIVCKRK, encoded by the coding sequence ATGAACTGGAAGAAAGTAGCATATGGAACTATAAATGTTGTGCTAGGGGGGTATCTGATCCTAGCAATGACAGCATTTAATATACCTGATGACGGACAGGTGTGTAAGAAGGTCCGTATCAACATTGAAAAAGGTGTTGTTGATGGATTTCTCACAGAAGCAGACATCAAGTTTATGCTTAATCATGATGCAATCAGTCCTATAGGTCAGTCGATGGAGAAGATAAACCTTCGGGTGATGGAGGACATATTGGAATCCAAGGAACTGATAGAGCAGGCTGAATGCTATAAAGCTCAAGACGGTCTGGTATGTATTGATATTTGTCAGCGTATCCCTGTAGTTAGGGTGATGAATGATCAAGGAGAAGATTTTTATTTGGATAATCATGGTAAACCGATGCCCGGAACGGATTATTCTTGTAATTTGATTGTTTGTACAGGACGAATAAACAAACAATATGCAGAGAAATGGCTGGCACCGTTTGCTAATGCTGTCTTGTTAGATCCGTTTTGGAAGAATCAGATTGTTCAGTTGAATGTGCTTACTGATGGTTCTGTTGAAATGATTCCTCGAGTAGGTGGTCATGTCGCTTATCTCGGTCAACCTACTGGAGTGGTGAAGAAGCTAGAACGATTGAAGAAATTTTATCGTTATGGTCTTACTCAAGCTGGTTGGAATAAATATACGCGTGTAAGCGTTGAGTTTGATAATCAAATTGTTTGCAAGAGAAAATAA
- a CDS encoding FtsW/RodA/SpoVE family cell cycle protein encodes MEKKIGNLFKGDKGIWTVFLFLCLISIVEVFSASSTLTYKTHNYMMPLIYHTAMILVGVVVAIIILNIPCRYFKLVTPLMLVVTYATLLWVLVGGESINGANRVIQLPGFTFQPSEIAKGTMVLTAAQILSAMQHEDESGADPTAMKYVLWLVVPATMLIGLENLSTAVLLFSVIFVMMFIARVPLKQMGKLTGVLVLIVALFLGLVFWMAKLDKEGQELEHAQANGQTEQVMKTVEKKDRTGWEKLTHRFWTWKNRIAGKSDKNVPAEEYKITDKNFQVTHANFAIASSGIIGKGPGNSIERDYLPQAFSDFIFSIIIEEMGLIGAIAVVFLYVILMIRAGRIASRCENNFPAFLVMGLTLLLVFQAVINMCVAVDFGIVTGQPLPLISKGGTSTIVNCAYIGVILSVSRSAKRKDQSVKAAEI; translated from the coding sequence ATGGAAAAGAAAATTGGCAATCTCTTTAAAGGCGACAAAGGTATATGGACGGTGTTCCTTTTCCTTTGCTTAATTAGCATCGTCGAGGTCTTTTCGGCTTCGAGTACGCTGACCTATAAAACCCATAATTACATGATGCCGCTGATTTATCATACGGCAATGATTCTTGTGGGGGTAGTGGTGGCAATTATCATACTGAATATTCCATGTAGATATTTTAAGTTAGTGACACCGCTGATGTTGGTCGTAACTTATGCTACCTTGCTGTGGGTATTAGTAGGTGGTGAAAGCATTAATGGTGCTAACCGTGTTATCCAGTTGCCGGGATTTACGTTCCAACCTTCAGAGATTGCCAAGGGAACGATGGTCTTGACTGCTGCACAGATTCTTAGCGCTATGCAGCACGAGGATGAGAGCGGAGCTGATCCTACAGCAATGAAATATGTATTATGGTTGGTTGTTCCTGCGACAATGCTTATAGGTCTTGAGAACTTGTCTACGGCCGTTTTACTCTTTAGTGTTATTTTTGTGATGATGTTCATTGCCCGTGTACCTTTGAAGCAGATGGGAAAATTGACAGGAGTACTTGTGTTGATTGTCGCTTTGTTCTTGGGACTAGTTTTTTGGATGGCAAAACTAGACAAAGAAGGTCAAGAGTTAGAACATGCGCAGGCCAACGGACAGACTGAGCAAGTAATGAAAACTGTCGAAAAGAAAGATAGGACGGGATGGGAGAAACTGACACACCGCTTCTGGACATGGAAGAATCGTATCGCAGGTAAGTCAGATAAGAATGTTCCTGCAGAGGAGTATAAGATAACCGATAAGAATTTTCAGGTTACACATGCCAACTTTGCTATTGCGTCATCAGGAATTATAGGTAAAGGACCAGGAAACTCGATTGAACGTGATTATTTGCCTCAAGCCTTCTCGGACTTTATATTTTCAATAATTATTGAGGAAATGGGGCTTATAGGTGCCATTGCTGTAGTATTCCTCTATGTTATTCTCATGATTCGTGCTGGGCGTATAGCTAGTCGCTGTGAGAATAATTTTCCCGCCTTCCTTGTCATGGGACTTACTTTGCTGCTAGTGTTCCAAGCCGTTATCAATATGTGTGTGGCAGTTGACTTTGGTATTGTAACAGGTCAGCCATTACCACTTATCTCGAAAGGCGGTACGTCGACAATCGTTAACTGTGCCTATATAGGGGTCATTCTGAGCGTTAGCCGGAGTGCCAAGCGTAAAGACCAGTCTGTAAAAGCTGCAGAAATATGA